GAGTTCAGTTAACGCGCATGGGCTTTGTACGTGGACAGCGGTGGCGTGCGGGTGGGGTGGTCCCTGGGCGGTCTGGGCCATCGGGTGCCGTAACGGGCTCCGGAGCGGTGGTGAGGGCCGAAACGGATGGACGCATTTACTTTCGGGCTAAAGGCAATGGGTAGAAACGATGGGCCATGTGGCATCGGGCGTCGGGCTCCCCGGATTCTCGCTGCGCTTCATCCGGGCTACGGCCGAGCGCCGCTACGGGCGGCTCCAGCCAAAGTCGGAATACGACACGCCTTCGTATGCGCAACGGATGCCCTGCGCCGTGTAAGGAATGACGTCTGGCGGTAGCCGGTTGACATCATGCCAGCCAAGCTCGTCATGCTTTCCTTTCTCTAGTAACGCCGGGGTGCCTTCCCAGCGTTCCGCGATGAAAAAGGCCCCCAGCCATTCGGCGGACGTGTCGCCGGACCGGCAGTGCATGAGGTGCGCGAAACGAAGCGCGTCGGGGCTGACAACAAGCCCCGTTTCTTCCCGGAGCTCCCGCGCACCCGCCACGGCCAATGTTTCTCCGCCATCATGCGATCCGGCGGGCAGGCTGAGGTAACCATCCATCCAGCCCGTGTTGCTGCGTCGTAGCAGCAGTACGTTGTCTTCCCGGCAAACGATGACGAACACGCTCGTCGTCAACTGAAACCGCTGCCTCAAGATGCTCTCCGGTACCGGTCGCTGAAAGAAAAAGGGAGCGGGGTGGTCCTAAGCCCAGCCCGCCATTCCCTCAACCGTTCGGATGCGCCAGCGCGTAGTCGATCGAAGCGCGGATGGCGGCCACCTGGGCGTCATTGCATTGCTGTGGAGTGGCGCGAGGGCTGTCGGGGTAGACCTCGGTGGTGGTGGTGTAGCGCGCGTTGGTGATGCCGGCGCACAGGTTCCACTGCTTCACCGGGAATTTGATCACGCCCGGCATGAGCAGCGGCGAGCCGATGATTTCACCGCGAGCATCGGCAGGGGCGATGTGGGTGACCTTGGCCACGGCCTCGATCACGGCCTGCTGGAAGTCGGGCTGGGGCTGGTCGGTATCGTCCACCAGATAGAAGCCGTCGGGCACTTCGCCGGGTTCGAAGCTCTTGCCGTCGCGTGCAGCAAGGGCGGGGCGGAATTCCGATTCGTCGGAATCGGTGGTTTCGTGCAGGTCGATATGCATCAGCGCGATATCGCGCAACGGTTCCAGCAGATCCACCAGGGCAGCGGATTCACCGGCCGGGCTGTGCTTGACGAAGTTGCGGTTGGGATCGAGCGCGTCGGGGTTCCAGCGATGGATGCGCTCGTAGGCCCACGGGCTGACACAGGGCACGACCAGCAGGTTGGCCCGGCCGGCGTAGTCGCGGCCGTGTTGCTGCAGGAACTGCAGCGCGCCATGCACGCCGCTGGTTTCATAGCCATGCACGCCGCCGGTGACCACCAGTACGGGCAATCCATCGCGCCAGTCGCGGCTGCGCACGGCCAGCAGCGGGTAGTGCTCGGTGCCGTAGCTCAGTTCGCCGTACTGCGCCACGTCGTAGGCGTCGCGCAGGCCATCGACCACGCGCAGGACGTCGTCGGCATAGCTGCGGTGCTTGACCTGTCGCGCCAGCCACTCGGCGCGTTCTGCCGCGCCCCAGGGCTGGCCGGGGGTGCCGATGGGATAGAAAGCCTGGTTGCTCATGCTGAAACCGTCCGGGTGGGGAGGGGCACTTTATCATTCGCCCCCGGCCTGAGCGGCATCGGGGTGACCGCCACGGCCTTGGCATGGCGTGCTGGCGAGTGCCGCGCAATCCGCCCCTTGGCACGGACATGAATGCACCGCCTCGCCCGACGGGCGCCAGCACGTGGAGTCGGCAAGCGCGCCCCATGGCCTGCAACCGTGAGGTGAAGAAGGCGGGCGTGCATGCATCCATGCGTGGGTGTTTCGATGAGGACGAAGCCTTCCGCGGGGTCGATGCGGGCATGGGTTGGCGTGAAGTTGTTCGCCTGCTTTTCGCCGGAAAACTTACGTGTCGCCAACAAAACATGTCGACGCGAATGATTGGCGAAAGAAAGCTTTTGCGTATTTTTCCAGCACGAAAAACCTTCGCATTTTCTTTCTCGGCGTATGCCTTCCAGACGTCTGCTTCGGTGCGGAACGCGAGCGTATAAGTTCGGCCAACAGGGTTTGTTGAGCCTGCGCAGGATGCGCTTGTTCGCCACGTTAGGGGGGCACCATGAGCGACAAGACCGTGCCGTTGATCGACATGGATTGGGATGCGTTTGATCCATGGCGTATCCAGCCGTTCAATCACCGGTTGACCGAGCATCCGTTGTTGCAGACGCAGGAGCTGGTGGAGCTTGGCAAGCGGTGCCGGGGCACCAAGCTCTGGTATGCCTTCAACAGCGATGTCACCGCCGGCACCGATTTCGACGATGCGTCCAATCTTTTTCCCACCTCGAAATCCGCGGTGGATTCCCTGCGTGACATTGGCAGCGCGAAGGCATGGGTGTTGTTGCGCCATATCCAGGCCGACCCGCGCTATCGCACATTGGTGGATGAGGTGATCAACCCCATGCAGCCGATGATCGAGCGCAAGGACCCTGGCCTGTATTACCGCGCCGGGTGGATCTTCTCTGCATCGCCCAATACGGCCACGCCGTTCCATATCGATCGCAGCCACGTGTTCCTGTTCCAGATACGCGGCACCAAGACGGTATACGTGTGGGATGCCAACGACCGGGTGGTGTGCAGCGATCGCGCGCGCGATTGCTTTCATCTTCGCCACGACCTGAGCCGCACGCTGTGGAAGGAAGAGTTTCGCCGTCGCGCGCATGTGTTCCGCCTGAGTCCGGGCACGGGCGTGTACATGCCGCTGACCAGCCCGCACATGGTGGAGACCAGCCAGGAGTCGTCGACCACCATCAGCTTCACATACAACACCGATGCCACGCGGCGAAACGGTCGGGTGCACGTGATGCGCGAGATGCTCGCCAAGCTGGGTATCTCACCGCCGGATGTGGGCGTGAACACGTTGTTCGACCGCGCCGCTTATGCCGCAGGGTCGGCCATCGTGGTGTGCCATGGGCCGGGTGGGCATCCGCCGGCGTGTCCGTCGTTGCTGCGCAAGAGTGACTATGCGGTGGCGGACTAGGTTTGATCCGCGCGCTTCGTCGCTCCACCAGAAGACATAGGCAGCCGCCGCAACGCCAGCCCTGACGGAGGATCCTGCGACGCGTTTCCTTGCTTTTCGCCCCAAGCTAAAGAGCCCGGCTTTCGCCGGGCTCACTATGCTTGCTGCGCGGAACTCGTAGGGCTCAGTCGCCGTCCTGGTCGCCGTAGTAGGCCGGCGCGGGTGAGCTGTAAACCACCGTGCCCTGCTGCACCACGGGTGCATCCTCGTAGACCACCGTGGTCGGCTGGCGATACACCACCGTCGGTTGCTGCGGGTAGTAATAGGTCGGCGGCGGCGGGGCGGAAACGGCCTGAGTGATGATGGCCGCGGCCGCGCCGGCCACGATGGCGCCGGCGATCCATTGGCCACCACTCCAGTGACCGCGCTCGCGGTGCCAGTCGCCACGATCGCCGTGCCAACCACCACGGTCACCGCGCCAGCCGCCTCGGTCGCCATGCCAGTCACTGTGACCCCAGCCACCGCGGCCGTGATCTCCGTCGTGTGCAGAGGCAGCCATCGGCGCGCCGACAGACGCGACGAGCGCCAGGCCGAGCAACATGCGTTTGCCGATCGCGAATTTGTTCATGAAGCACCTCCGTTGAGTTGATGCAGATGCTCGGGCCGGAAGGCTTAATGCCTACTGAAATTTTTTGCGATTTGTCTTGTGTCGACGGCGCCGTTGCCTGCCGTTTGGCTCAAGGCAAAGAATTCGTAAGCAGGCGCTTAGCGTTGGCTTAGCGGATGCTTCGGCAGCCTGCAGGCCGCACCAGCAAGCCGTTTGTGGTGGATGGTGAAAGTGGGCTCGGATTCGCCCTTGCAGCTTTTCCGCAGGGCGCACTTGCCTGCGACGGCAGCCCGCACGGCGCCGTCAATCCTTGCGATGGGGCGGCTTGAGAAGCGGCACGCGCACTACCACATAGCATTCAGTCAACGGGGAGGTTTCAGGGTTCGCGAAGCGCCGGTCGGCGGCACGCGGCTCCCCCATCCGCCACTTTCACTCACGGGAAGGATCAACACATGAGCACGAAAACCGAAACGGCCCTGCTTGCCGGCGGCTGCTTCTGGGGCATGCAGGATCTGCTGCGCCGCTACCCGGGCGTACTCTCCACCCGCGTGGGTTACTCGGGCGGCGACGTGCCCCATGCCACCTATCGCAACCATGGCACGCATGCCGAAGCGATCGAGATCGTGTTCGACCCGGCCGTGATCAGCTACCGCGATATCCTGGCCTTCTTCTTCCAGATCCACGACCCGAGCACGAAGAACCGCCAGGGCAACGACATCGGCATGAGCTATCGCTCGGCGATCTTCTACCTGAGCGACGAACAGAAGCAGGTGGCGGAAGACACCATCGCCGACGTGGATGCCTCCGGCCTGTGGCCGGGCAAGGTGGTCACCGAAGTGACGCCGGCCGGCCCGTTCTGGGAGGCGGAACCGGAGCATCAGGATTACCTGGAGCGTTACCCCAACGGCTACACCTGCCACTTTCCGCGGCCGGACTGGAAGCTGCCGCACCGGAGCAGCGACGCCGCCTGAGGCGTCAGACCAGCAACACCCATAGCCACCTTGTGGGAGCGCATCCTGTGCGCGACAGCCCGGCGGAGTGGTGAAACCGGTGCGCCGCTGTCGCGCACAGGGGGCGCTTCCACAGGGCGGTGCTGTGCGTCAGAGCGTGTCTTGCTCAGCGGGCCGGGCCGTGCACGGCGTGCCGCGAGGCCTGGTCGAGCTCCACGCCGATGGCGCGGGCATAGTCTTCCAGTACCTGGATGGTCGCCGGGTCCAGCTCGCGCGGCTGCGGATCCACCGCACACAGCGTGCCGAAGAAGCGGCCGTCGGCCAGGTAGATCGGCACGGAGATGTAACTCTCGAAGCCGTACAGCGCCGGTGTGGGATGGCAGGCGAACAGCGGGTGGGTGCTGGCGTGATTGAACACCACCGTCTGGCCGTGTTTGCGGATCTCGTTGCAGATGGTGGTTTCCAGCGCGAGATCCTGGCCGGCGCGCAGGCCGAAATCGATGGTGTCGTAGACGGCGCAGGCGGTCCAGCGGGTGTCGGAGACGCGCGCGACCGTGGCGAAGCGCATGCCAGTGGCACGCGATACCTCTTCCAGGATGATGGCGACGGCGGGCATGCGCGACACCAGGTCAATGTCGCGCCGCGCCGCTTCATGCTCGGCCGAACCGGGGCCGGTGGAAGTGCCGGGCGTCAGCCGTTCCAGCACGCGTCGCTGCAAGCTGATGCGCGACACGCGATGCACGAAATTGCGCAGATGGGCGGTGAGGCTGCGCAGCTGCCCAGAGGGCCCGGTAACCACCAGCCCGCGGGAATCCAGGCGCAAGTCGCTCAGGCGGTGCTCCGACTTGAACGCGTCCCGCTCGGCGGCAAAGGCCTCGATCCAGTAGCGGTCCGGGCGCGCGTTGAGAAAGGCCAGCATCACCGGTTCGCCGTCGCCGCCGCCCATGGGCGAGGGCATGTCGAATCCCGCGACAGAGGGCGGCCAGCTGTATCGGGTCGACGATTCGGGCGAGGGCATGGCGGCGTTTCCCGTGGCACTCTGTCTGCGGCCAAGTATGCGTCAACACCGCACGGTGCGGGGCTTTGGCCGTCTTGCAGGAAGCTGACGCCCGAGCCATGCCCGCCGGCCACGAAAGGCCGGCGGGACAACCGTCGCGTACTTACTTGCGCGGCGCGATGATTTCGCTCAGATAGTCCGGCGTGCCTTCCACGCGCACCAGATGCGGGTACTGCAGGCCATCGTGGTAATCCACCGCCACGGTGCGGACGCCGCCCTGGTACTTCATCAGCAACTGGATGGGTGCCTTGCCGGTCTTGGCGGCGGCAATGGCGTCCTTGAGCACGTCCTTGGAGTAGTCCTGGCCGTTGACCGCCACCAGGGTGGCACCGGTGGTGACGCCGGCCTTGAAGGCCGGGCCGCCCCAGCGCACGTCGTTGATCTCGCCCTTGTCGTTCATGGTCAGGCCGATGGACCAGGCGAAGTTGTACAGGTGGCGCGAGGGTTCCTGGCGACCGTTGTACTGCGCCTCGAAATCGCTTTCCTTGTCGGTGTAGACCAGCTTCCAGCCGGTGCCGGCCAGGCCGTCCTGCAGCGGCGGGTTCAGCTCGGCCACGTGTTCATGCAGGAACTTCGCCCAGTCGTACGGTGCCACGCCGTTGAGCGTGGCCACCACGTCGTCGAAGGTATAGGTCTTGGTGACGTAGCTGCCGTTGTCGACGCCGAAGAAAGCACGCGCGAAATCGTCCAGCGAGCGCTTGTCGTGGGTGAGCGAACGCAGCTTGGCATCCACTTCCAGCCACATCATCTGGCCGCCGCTGTAGTACTCCTCGCTCATCTGCCAGCTGCGATAAGGCAGGCTGGAACGACGCGCGGCGGTGGGATCGTTGGTGGTGTCTTCCAGCGTGCGCCACTGGAAGCCCACGCGGTTGCGCTCGTAGTTGGCTGCCGTCATGGCCAGTGCATCGCGGAACTGCTGCGCCGACCACAGGCCCGAACGCGCGGTGAGTACGTAGCCCCAGTACTGCGTCTGGCCTTCGTACACCCACAGCAGTGAGTCGCCCATGGGCACATTGAAGTTGGGCGTCCACAGGTCCGCGGGACGGCGGAACTTGCCATTCCACGAGTGCACGTACTCATGCGGCAGCAGGTCGCGGCCGGGGGCGGCGCCTGCCCAGTTGGTGAAGTAATCGGTCTCCAGCCCGTCTTCGCTGGACTGATGGTGCTCGGTGCCATTGCCGCCCATCACGTCGGACAGCGAGAACAGGAAGTCGTAGTGGTCGTAGTGGTGCGAGCCAAACAGCTTCACCGCCTGCGTGACCAGATTGCGGTGCACCTTCAGTTGTTCCGGCGACATCTCCAGGTACTTCGGCGCATCGGCAACCAGATCCATGTACACCGGCGCGTCGCCGCCCGGGTTGAGGTCCACGCGCTTGAAGTACTGGCCGGCGTATACCGGCGAATCGACCAGGTTGTTGAACGTCACCGGCTTGAACGTCACGGTGTCGCCCGACGTCGAGGCGGTTTCCAGCGCGGTGCCGAGCTGCCAGCCGTGCGGCAGCGTCATGCTGGGTGCGTAGGTGATGCCGCGCGTGAAATAGCCGGCGGGGTAGAGCGATACCTTGCTCCACTCCATGTCCATCATGCGGTCGGTGATGTCGAAGCCTTCGCTGTCGGTGCGGCCGGACAGGTACTGGAACTCGGCATCGATGGACGACACGCCCTCGGGCACATCTACATGGAAGGCGTACACGTTGTACTTGTCGCGCTTCCAGGCCAGCGGCTTGCCGTTGGCACTGAGCTTCAGTCCGGCCAGCATGCTGATGGGGCCGGTGGGCGAGTGGTCGCCGGGAATCCACTGCGGGTAGAGCAGGGTCAGCGCGCCGGCCTTGGCCGGAATGCTTTCGCGCACCCGGAAGATGCCTTGCACCGTGTCGCTGGCATCCACGTGCAGCGTCACCGTGCCGGGGTATTTCACGTCCTGCGGGGCCGGCACGTTGTCCACATAGGACTGCTGCGCCAGGGCGCTGCCCGCGGTGAGCGCAAGGGAAACGGCGAGGGCGAGGCGCGAGATCCTGCGACGGGCAGGCGTGGAAACAACGGCAGTGGCGCGAGACATGAGGGCTCCGGCAGGCGGCGGGACAATCCCGCTACTTAACACCACCCAAGCCCCGCAAGGCCATAGCGTGATGGCCATGCCGGTTGGCACTGGTGCGACGCATCGGGTGCTTGTCCCGGCCGCCCGGGGAGTCAGCCCATCAGGGGAATCGACAGCACGCCGTCGACCAGCGTGTGGGTCTGTCCGCTGATCCAGATGTCCTCGCCCTGTTGATCGACATGGATCCGGCCCGCGCGCCCGAGCATGCGTCCCTGGTTGACGATATAGCCGTCCGGGGCCTGCGGGTCGTGGCGGAGCCATTGCGCGATGCCGGCCATGAGGCTGCCCGTGACGGGGTCTTCGGGCACGGCGTCGCCGGCAATGAAGGCCCGGGCTTCAAACTCCGCGATCCCGCTTTCCGACGTGGCGGGCCACGCGGCAAAAATGCCTACCGGAACGTGGCCGAGCCGGCCGTAGTCGGGCGTGATCCGCAGCACCAGCTCCGGGCTGGAAAGCCGCAGGGCTACCCAGCCCGCACCGTTGTCCACCTGTTGCGCATCCATGACGTCCTGCGCATCGATGCCCAGCGCGGTGCAGATGGCGTCCACTTGTCCAGCCGGCAACGCACCGGAGGCGAGCAGCGGCGGCGCCGTGAACGCCAGGCGGTCGGCAAGCCGTCGGATACGCACCTTGCCGATCCCGCACTCCTGCAGGATCTCCTCGCCGCGTGGCACGCCGCCGGCTTCAAGCCATGCGTGACACGTTCCCAGCGTCGGGTGGCCGGCGAACGGCAACTCGCGCACCGTCGTGAAGATCCTCACCCGATAGTCCGCGGAGGGATCGGTGGGTTTGAGTACAAACGTGGTTTCGCTGAGGTTGGTCCAGCGCGCGATGGCCGCCATCTGGTCATCGGAAAGGCCGTCGGCGCCAAGAATGACCGCCACAGGATTTCCCTTGAATGCCTGTTCGGCGAAAACGTCCACTTGTTTGAAGGCGTAGCGAAGCACGGAGCACACCGGGAGGGCGGGGAATCGGCATTAATGCAGAATCCGCGTCGCCAGGCCAGCGCAAACCCGCGCCTTGGGTGCGGTAACGACCGCGGGGCGGCCAGAGGGGAGTGGGTGGCGGTGCGGCCGTTGTTCCCGGGAGCAAGCCACGGCGCTCCGGCACGCGTAGTTGCTTTGGTATAAGTTCAGGGCACCGGACGTCGATGCCGACGCTCGCCTCTGCCAATCCGGACCATCCGACCGACAGGCTCCGCAAGCCATGACGCGCACCGAAGCCGCAAACCTCGTGCTGGAATCCACGCTGACCTGCCCGCAGTGCGGTCACCAGAGCGTGGAGGTCATGCCGACGAACGCCTGCGTGTTCTTTCACGACTGTGCCGCTTGTGGCGCCTTGCTGAAGCCCCGGGCCGGCGACTGCTGCGTGTTCTGCTCTTACGGCTCGGTGCCGTGCCCGCCGATCCAGCAGCAGGGCTCGTCCTGCTGCGGACGCTGACCTCGCCAGGGCCCGCCACGCCTCGTTCTCCGGCGCTTCATGGCTCCGTTTGCCCGGCCTGCGCCGGTCCGGACATGACGGTCCACTTACGGAATCTGTGCTACCGTTTTTTCTGAACAACGGGGTCAAGCCCGTCGTCTTCATGGAGTAGTCGAGCCACGTCCACCGCCCAACAGCGGGCGGTATGTCCAGCCAGATTTTCCGGGAGCGCAAGCGATGGCACTCACGCGACGCGAGTTCATCAAGTTCACCGGCCTTGGGCTAGCTGCATCCAGCCTGGGCATGCTCGGCTTCGGGGCCTCGGGGGAGGCCCAGGCCGCCGCCGTACGGCCTTTCAAGCTCACCCACGCCACCGAAACGCGCAACACCTGCACGTATTGCTCGGTGGCCTGCGGCATCCTGATCTACAGCATGGGTGACCGTTCCAAGAACGCCCGTTCGAACATCATCCACATCGAAGGTGACCCGGATCATCCGGTGAACCGCGGCACGCTGTGCCCCAAGGGTTCGGCCCTGCTCGACATCGTGCATGCGCCCACCCGCCTCAAGGCGCCGCGCTATCGCAAGCCAGGCGGCACCGAGTTCGAAGAAGTGTCGTGGGATTTCGCGCTGGATCGCATCGCGCGCCTGATGAAGGACGACCGCGACAAGAACTTCATCGCGAAGAATGCCGCCGGCACCACCGTGAACCGCTGGACCAGCGTGGGCATGCTGGCGGCGTCGGCGTCGTCCAGTGAAACCTCCTACATCACGTGGAAGGTGGTGCGTTCCCTCGGCATGGTGGTGTTCGACAACCAGGCGCGCGTCTGACACGGACCGACGGTGGCCAGTCTGGCCCCATCATTCGGTCGCGGTGCGATGACCAACACCTGGCAGGACATCAAGAATGCCAATGTCGTCGTCGTCATGGGTGGCAATGCCGCCGAAGCGCATCCTTGCGGCTTCAAGTGGGTGATCGAGGCGAAGATCGAGAACGGCGCGAAGCTCGTTGTTGTCGATCCGCGCTTCACGCGCACGGCCTCGGTGGCCGATTACTACGCGCCGATCCGCCCGGGCACGGATATCGCGTTCCTCAACGGCGTGATCCGCTACCTGCTGGAGAAAGACCAGATCCAGCACGAATACGTGCGCTCGTACACCAATGCCGGCCTGATCGTGAAGGAGGGCTTCGGTTTCGAGGACGGCCTGTTCAGCGGCTACAACGAGGAAACGCACAGCTACGACAAATCGAGCTGGGATTACGAACTGGACGAGCAGGGCTTCGCCAAGTCCGACGACACCTGGCAGAACCCGCGTTGCGTGATGAGCCTGCTCAAGCAACACGTATCGCGCTACACGCCGGAGATGGTGTCGCGCATCTGCGGCACGCCACAGGACAAGTTCCTGCACGTGTGCGAACTGTTCGCCAGCACCGCCGCGCCGGACAAGGCCATGACCAGCCTGTTTGCGCTGGGCTGGACGCAGCACTCGGTGGGCTCGCAGAACATCCGCACCATGGCGATGGTGCAGCTGCTGCTGGGCAACATCGGTGTGGCCGGTGGCGGCATGAACGCGCTGCGCGGGCACTCCAACATCCAGGGACTCACTGACGTCGGCCTGCTGTCCAACCTGATGCCGGGCTATATGAACCTGCCCAACGACAGGGAAACCGGGCTGGACGTCTACATGAAGACCAAGCTGTTCAAGCCGCTGCGCCCGGGGCAGACCAGCTACTGGCAGAACTACCGCAAGTTCTTCGTGAGCTTCCAGAAGGCCATGTACGGCGATGCCGCCAAGGCGGAGAACGACTGGGCCTACGACTGGCTGCCCAAGCTGGACATCCCCCTGTACGACATCATCAAGGCCTTCGAGATGATGAACAACGGGCAGATGACCGGCTATATCTGCCAGGGCTTCAACCCGCTGCAGGCCTTCCCGGATCGCGGCAAGATCCGTCGCGGCCTGAGCAAGCTGAAGTTCCTGGTGACCATGGATCCGCTGGATACGGAAACCTCGCGTTTCTGGCAGGACTTTGGCCCGCAGAACCCGGCGAAATCCGCCGAGATCCAGACCGAGGTGTTCCAGCTTCCGACCACCTGTTTTGCCGAGGAAAACGGTTCGCTGGTCAATTCCGCGCGCTGGTTGCAGTGGCACTGGAAGGCGGCGGATGGCCCGGGCAAGGCGATGTCCGATATCTGGATCATGAGCGGCCTGTTCCATCGCCTGCGCGAGCTGTATCGCAAGGAGGGCGGCACGTTCCCCGATCCGCTGCTCAACGTCACCTGGAAGTACACCGACCCGGTGAACCCGGATCCGGAAGAACTGGCCAAGGAAATGAACGGTCGGGCGCTCACCGATCTCAACGATCCGGCCACCAACACGGTGGTGACCAAGGCGGACACCCTGCTGGACGGTTTTGCGCAGTTGCGCGATGACGGCAGCACGGCGTCCGGCTGCTGGATCTTCACCGGCTGCTTCACGGAAAAGGGCAACCAGATGGCCCGCCGCGATGCCACCGATCCGCGCG
The nucleotide sequence above comes from Dyella telluris. Encoded proteins:
- a CDS encoding GAF domain-containing protein — encoded protein: MPSPMGGGDGEPVMLAFLNARPDRYWIEAFAAERDAFKSEHRLSDLRLDSRGLVVTGPSGQLRSLTAHLRNFVHRVSRISLQRRVLERLTPGTSTGPGSAEHEAARRDIDLVSRMPAVAIILEEVSRATGMRFATVARVSDTRWTACAVYDTIDFGLRAGQDLALETTICNEIRKHGQTVVFNHASTHPLFACHPTPALYGFESYISVPIYLADGRFFGTLCAVDPQPRELDPATIQVLEDYARAIGVELDQASRHAVHGPAR
- the msrA gene encoding peptide-methionine (S)-S-oxide reductase MsrA, with amino-acid sequence MSTKTETALLAGGCFWGMQDLLRRYPGVLSTRVGYSGGDVPHATYRNHGTHAEAIEIVFDPAVISYRDILAFFFQIHDPSTKNRQGNDIGMSYRSAIFYLSDEQKQVAEDTIADVDASGLWPGKVVTEVTPAGPFWEAEPEHQDYLERYPNGYTCHFPRPDWKLPHRSSDAA
- the fdnG gene encoding formate dehydrogenase-N subunit alpha — protein: MALTRREFIKFTGLGLAASSLGMLGFGASGEAQAAAVRPFKLTHATETRNTCTYCSVACGILIYSMGDRSKNARSNIIHIEGDPDHPVNRGTLCPKGSALLDIVHAPTRLKAPRYRKPGGTEFEEVSWDFALDRIARLMKDDRDKNFIAKNAAGTTVNRWTSVGMLAASASSSETSYITWKVVRSLGMVVFDNQARVUHGPTVASLAPSFGRGAMTNTWQDIKNANVVVVMGGNAAEAHPCGFKWVIEAKIENGAKLVVVDPRFTRTASVADYYAPIRPGTDIAFLNGVIRYLLEKDQIQHEYVRSYTNAGLIVKEGFGFEDGLFSGYNEETHSYDKSSWDYELDEQGFAKSDDTWQNPRCVMSLLKQHVSRYTPEMVSRICGTPQDKFLHVCELFASTAAPDKAMTSLFALGWTQHSVGSQNIRTMAMVQLLLGNIGVAGGGMNALRGHSNIQGLTDVGLLSNLMPGYMNLPNDRETGLDVYMKTKLFKPLRPGQTSYWQNYRKFFVSFQKAMYGDAAKAENDWAYDWLPKLDIPLYDIIKAFEMMNNGQMTGYICQGFNPLQAFPDRGKIRRGLSKLKFLVTMDPLDTETSRFWQDFGPQNPAKSAEIQTEVFQLPTTCFAEENGSLVNSARWLQWHWKAADGPGKAMSDIWIMSGLFHRLRELYRKEGGTFPDPLLNVTWKYTDPVNPDPEELAKEMNGRALTDLNDPATNTVVTKADTLLDGFAQLRDDGSTASGCWIFTGCFTEKGNQMARRDATDPREQGIAPNWAWAWPANRRILYNRASADPDGKPWNPAKPVISWNGTRWVGVDVPDYGPTVKPSDGVGPFIMNAEGMGRLFARDMMGEGPFPEHYEPLESPVENVLHPKVKSNPIARVFDDDRANFGTVQNFPYVATTYRLTEHFHYWTKHALINAILQPEEFVEIGEVLAKEKGIEQGGWVKVSSKRGEVICKAYVTKRIKPMMVDGKPTHVIGCPIHWGFTGQARKGYGANTLTPSVGDANTQTPEFKAFLVNVEKTSAPVAA
- a CDS encoding M61 family metallopeptidase, yielding MSRATAVVSTPARRRISRLALAVSLALTAGSALAQQSYVDNVPAPQDVKYPGTVTLHVDASDTVQGIFRVRESIPAKAGALTLLYPQWIPGDHSPTGPISMLAGLKLSANGKPLAWKRDKYNVYAFHVDVPEGVSSIDAEFQYLSGRTDSEGFDITDRMMDMEWSKVSLYPAGYFTRGITYAPSMTLPHGWQLGTALETASTSGDTVTFKPVTFNNLVDSPVYAGQYFKRVDLNPGGDAPVYMDLVADAPKYLEMSPEQLKVHRNLVTQAVKLFGSHHYDHYDFLFSLSDVMGGNGTEHHQSSEDGLETDYFTNWAGAAPGRDLLPHEYVHSWNGKFRRPADLWTPNFNVPMGDSLLWVYEGQTQYWGYVLTARSGLWSAQQFRDALAMTAANYERNRVGFQWRTLEDTTNDPTAARRSSLPYRSWQMSEEYYSGGQMMWLEVDAKLRSLTHDKRSLDDFARAFFGVDNGSYVTKTYTFDDVVATLNGVAPYDWAKFLHEHVAELNPPLQDGLAGTGWKLVYTDKESDFEAQYNGRQEPSRHLYNFAWSIGLTMNDKGEINDVRWGGPAFKAGVTTGATLVAVNGQDYSKDVLKDAIAAAKTGKAPIQLLMKYQGGVRTVAVDYHDGLQYPHLVRVEGTPDYLSEIIAPRK
- a CDS encoding GDCCVxC domain-containing (seleno)protein is translated as MTRTEAANLVLESTLTCPQCGHQSVEVMPTNACVFFHDCAACGALLKPRAGDCCVFCSYGSVPCPPIQQQGSSCCGR
- a CDS encoding NUDIX hydrolase gives rise to the protein MRQRFQLTTSVFVIVCREDNVLLLRRSNTGWMDGYLSLPAGSHDGGETLAVAGARELREETGLVVSPDALRFAHLMHCRSGDTSAEWLGAFFIAERWEGTPALLEKGKHDELGWHDVNRLPPDVIPYTAQGIRCAYEGVSYSDFGWSRP
- a CDS encoding JmjC domain-containing protein; amino-acid sequence: MSDKTVPLIDMDWDAFDPWRIQPFNHRLTEHPLLQTQELVELGKRCRGTKLWYAFNSDVTAGTDFDDASNLFPTSKSAVDSLRDIGSAKAWVLLRHIQADPRYRTLVDEVINPMQPMIERKDPGLYYRAGWIFSASPNTATPFHIDRSHVFLFQIRGTKTVYVWDANDRVVCSDRARDCFHLRHDLSRTLWKEEFRRRAHVFRLSPGTGVYMPLTSPHMVETSQESSTTISFTYNTDATRRNGRVHVMREMLAKLGISPPDVGVNTLFDRAAYAAGSAIVVCHGPGGHPPACPSLLRKSDYAVAD
- a CDS encoding M14 family metallopeptidase, which encodes MSNQAFYPIGTPGQPWGAAERAEWLARQVKHRSYADDVLRVVDGLRDAYDVAQYGELSYGTEHYPLLAVRSRDWRDGLPVLVVTGGVHGYETSGVHGALQFLQQHGRDYAGRANLLVVPCVSPWAYERIHRWNPDALDPNRNFVKHSPAGESAALVDLLEPLRDIALMHIDLHETTDSDESEFRPALAARDGKSFEPGEVPDGFYLVDDTDQPQPDFQQAVIEAVAKVTHIAPADARGEIIGSPLLMPGVIKFPVKQWNLCAGITNARYTTTTEVYPDSPRATPQQCNDAQVAAIRASIDYALAHPNG
- a CDS encoding PhzF family phenazine biosynthesis protein, with the translated sequence MLRYAFKQVDVFAEQAFKGNPVAVILGADGLSDDQMAAIARWTNLSETTFVLKPTDPSADYRVRIFTTVRELPFAGHPTLGTCHAWLEAGGVPRGEEILQECGIGKVRIRRLADRLAFTAPPLLASGALPAGQVDAICTALGIDAQDVMDAQQVDNGAGWVALRLSSPELVLRITPDYGRLGHVPVGIFAAWPATSESGIAEFEARAFIAGDAVPEDPVTGSLMAGIAQWLRHDPQAPDGYIVNQGRMLGRAGRIHVDQQGEDIWISGQTHTLVDGVLSIPLMG